The stretch of DNA CAGGGAACGGTGCTCGGCGTCGGGTCGTCGCTCGATTCCCTCTCCGGAATCGTCGCGCCGCCGATCTCGACCGGACTGCTCGGAGGCGCGGGACCGAGCTTCGCCGGTCTGGCTCCGTCATTCTTCGTCCTCGCCGCGCTCGTCATGGGCATCGTCGCCGCACGACGCGAGGCCCGGCGGACGACACCCGTCTAAACGCTCGTCTACGCGGCGCCGCGCTTGCGGCGCGACGCGCTCTCTTTTCTCTCGCCGCGCTCTTTGAGGCTGCGCTCGAGCACGTCCATGAGGTTCACGACTTTGCCGCGCACCGGCGCCGCCTTCTTCGCCTTCGGCAGCTCCTTTCCGGAGACGCGCGCCTCGATGAGGGCGAGCACCGTCTCGCGGTAGCGGTTTGGGAACTTCGCCGGCTCGAACTCTTCCACGCTCATCGAGTCGACGAGCATCTTTGCCATCTTCAGCTCGGCCGGCGGCAGCTTTTCGCGCCCGGGGAGATCGAGCTCGCTGCGATCGACGATCTCTGTCGACCAGCGCATGAGATCGAGCACGAGCGCCGAGCCCGACGGTTTGACTGCTGCGATGTACTCCTTCGTTCGAATCACGACCCGCGCGACCGCGACGCGCGCGGTCTGCTCCAGCGTCTCGCGCAGCAGCGCGTAGGCGTGACGGCCTTGCTTCGTCGGCTCGAGATAGTACGGCTGATCGAAGTACATCGGATCGATCTTCTCGAGTTCGACAAACTCGAGGATGTCGATGGTATGCGTCACCTCGGGATCGATTCGCTCGAAGTCGGCGTCCGTCAGCACGACGTGCTCGCCTTTCTCGTACTCGTACCCCTTGACGATTTCGTCCCAGGGAACGGGCTTGCCGTCGACGCTGCAGATGCGCTCGAACTTGATGCGCCCTTCGTCCTTCTTATGCAGCATGTGAAACGAAAGCTCGTTGCTGTGCACCGCTCCCGTCAGCTTCACCGGGATCGTGACGAGGCCGAAGGAAATAGAACCGGACCAAATCGCGCGCGCCATCTTACCTCCAAAGCTTTCGAACGCGCTCGACGGTTCGCGAGAGCTGCGTCCGCTTCCAACTACGCCCGCTCCATCGGTCTCCCTCCCGCGCGAGCGCCTTGGGAACGGTGCGAATCGTATATTTCCCAAAGGCGTCGGCAGGCACCGGCGTCCTCGACCGGCGGAAGGACTCGACCTCGCTCCAGTCCAGCGGCCAGGATGCGGGAGCCCCGTCACGCGCGCGGACGGAGAAGGGCGCGACGAGCGTCTTGCCGTGCCCGACCTGCACGTAGTCGATATAGACCGCAGCCGAGCGCCGCTTCGCGATCGTGCGCTCGAGCGTGACGAGCTTGCCGCAGATTCCGCCGACGTGCCGCGCCACGAGCTCGGCAAAGACCTTCGCCTGCTCGTACGAGTGGCCGGGGGCGAGTGGAACGACGACGTGCAGCCCCATGCCGCCCGACGTCTTCACGAGGGGCGTCAGGCCGATGCCGGCGAGCGCTGCGCGCAGCTCGAGCGTGACGATCGCGAGCGTTTTGAGCGTGCAATCCTCGCCCGGGTCGAGGTCGAAGAGCACGAAATCCGGCTCGTCGAGGGATCCCACGCGCGACGTCCAGACGTGCAGGACGATCGCAGCGAGATTGGCGAGGTAGATCAGCGATGGCGCGTCGTTGCACAATACGTATGTGATCTTCGATCTGCGGCCGCCGGGGCTCGAGAGCGTCACGCGGTGTACCCACTCCGGGATTCCTTGCGGAACGTTCTTCTCGAAAAACGAGCCGGCATCGATGCCGTTGGGAAAGCGCTCGAGCGTCAGCGGACGGTCCTTCAAATAGGGTAGCATGACGCCGGAAACGGCGTGATAATACGTGATGAGATCGCGCTTCGTATAGCCGTCCCGCGGCCAGAGTACCTTGTCGAGATTCGAGAGCGAGAGCGTGCGGTTCTCGACACGAACCTCGGTGCGCTTCTCCGCCATTATTGCGGCATCTCCCGAACGACGTCCTTGGCGCTCTTGTCTGCACGCACGCCGAGGAACGCTGCCTGCCGCACCAACCCGTCGCGCGTCCATTCCGCAAAGCGCACCTCTGCGACGAGCTTCGGCTCGACCCAGTGCGCGCCACGCAGCACGTCACCCCGCGCGAAGGGCGAGGTCTTGCGCGCGAGCTTCTTCAGCGTCGCATGTAGTTCGCGCAGCACGCGCTCGTTGAATCCCGTTCCGACGTTGCCGGTATAGACGAGCTTGCCTTTCTCGTAGACCCCCAGCAACAGCGAGCCGAATCCGGTTCGCGAGCCTTGCGGATCGGTCCATCCGCCGATTACGAACTCTTGCTCGAGGTGCGCTTTGATCTTTAGCCAGTCGCGGCTCCGCCGCTCCTGATACGTCGAGTCGCGCCGCTTCGCGACGACGCCTTCGAGCCCGCGCTTGCGCGCGAGTGCAAAAAATGCTTTGCCTTTACCGACGATATGCTTGGAATATAGGACGAGATCTTCGTCGCGGACGAGTTGCTGGAGGAGCGCTTTGCGGCTCTCGAGCGGCTCCTTGCGCAGGTCCCTGCCGTCTGCGTAGATGAGATCGAACGCCACGTAGACGAGCGGCGCTTTGGTTTTGGCGGCTTCTTGCAGCTGCTGAAAACTCGAGCTGCCGTGCGCGTCGAGCTTACAGATCTCGCCGTCGACCTCGATCGGGACGCTCGAAAACGCGTCCGCGAGGCCTGCCATCTGCGGAAAACGTTTGAGAAGATCAAGCGCGTTCCTCGACGTCAACGTCAGCGTTCCGTCCTCGGCAACGGTGCAGATCGCACGGTACCCGTCCCACTTGATCTCGAAGAGCCAGTCGTCGTCGTCGAAGGGCTCCTTGACGAGCGTCGCCAGCATCACCGACGTCAAGGCCGGAAGGCGATCGCGCGCCGCCGCCGTGCGCGGCGCCGCCGCGTGCCGGGATTTCGGTCGCGACTGCCACGTGCGCGACTTCGGGTCGCGTCCGATCTCGTCGAGCGACTTGCCGCTCTTGACCGAGCGCGAGTGCCGTTTGATATCCCACGACGTCTTCGCGTATTCGTCGCGATCCTTGAAGAGCAGCCACGGGTCGCCGCTCTCCCCCTCGCGCGGCTTGATACGAACGAGCGTGAAGAGCCCTTTGAGCTTCTCGCCCTGCATCACGAACTTGATCTTGCCGTTTGCGATCTCGTGCGTCGGATCCGCTCCTTCGGCGAGATCGTACGTACCGCGATCCCAAACGATGACGCTTCCCGCACCGTACTGTCCCTTCGGAATCGTGCCTTCGAAGTCGCGATAGGAGAGCGGATGATCCTCCACGTGCATTGCGAGACGCCGCTCGCCTGCGACCATGGTCGGCCCCTTCGGCACCGCCCACGACGCCAGCGTTCCGCCGGCCTCCAAGCGAAAGTCCCAGTGCAGCCGCGTCGCGTGATGCATCTGTACCACGAACCGGTGGTGGCGCGCTGAGCGCTCGCGCGCACCCGAAGGCTCCGGCGTCTGCGCGAAGTCGCGCTTGGCGCGGTAGATCGCGAGCGATCCCCGCTTAGCGCGCGCGGGCACGGTTGCGAAGCAGATTTATGACGAGTAAGACGATCGCCACGATCAAGAGGACGTGAATGGAAATCGTCAGGAGATGAAAGATCAGCCACCCAACGAGCCATAGGATGAAGAGAACGACGACGAGCGTCCAAAGCAACTGACCCACTGCATATCCTCCGTTCCCGCTCTTCGCGGCCGCGTCACGCATGAGCGCCGGACCCCACAGCGAAACTTGGTCGAACGATGCCCGAGTTCCGCTTCTCGCCACGCCCGAATCGGGCGCACGAAATCCCCTGGCTGCCGTGGGGCGCGCGGGCCTTTGAGGCAGCGGAGCGAGAGCGCAAGCCGGTCTTGCTCTCGATTTCGGCGGTCTGGTGCCACTGGTGCCACGTCATGGATGAAACGACGTACTCGGACCCCGGCGTCATCGACGCCATTCGCGAGCACTTCGTTCCCGTTCGCGTCGACAACGACGAGCGCCCGGACGTCAACGCGCGGTACAATATGGGCGGTTGGCCGACGACCGCCTTTCTCGCTTCGGACGGGACGGCGCTCACCGGTGCAACCTATCTCCCGCCGCCGCAGATGCGGCGCGTGCTCGGTGAAATCGCGACGTGGTACGCGCAGCACGAAGACGAGATCGCCGAGCGCGCACGCGCACCACATACCTCCGCGCGCGTCGATCTCACGCCCGCAGATCGCGCGAAACCAGAACAGGTGCGACGCATCGCCGAGACGATCGCCTCGGCGTTCGACGAGGAGTTCGGCGGGTTCGGCGAGGCTCCAAAGTTTCCGCAACCCGAGCTGCTCGAGTTTCTCGTCGTAGAGGCACGCGCGACCGGCGACGACCGCCTGCGCGCGATGGCCGTGCGCACGCTGCTCGCGATGGCGAGAGGCGGCATGTACGATCACGTCGAGGGCGGATTCTTTCGATACTCCACGACGCGCGACTGGTCGATTCCGCACTTCGAAAAGATGGCGGAAGAAAACGCCGGGCTCGCTCGCGTGCTCTCGCTCGAACTTCAGCAGACGCGACACGACGAGCTTCATGCCACGCTGCGCTCTCTCGTCGGGTACGTGACGAACGTACTGCGCGACCCGGCGACGGGCTTCTTTGCCGGCAGCCAGGACGCCGACGAAGAGTACTACGCGCTGACGCTCGACGAGCGTCGAGCCCTCGCAACGCCGTACGTCGATCGGACCGTGTACTCCGACCGCAACGCCGCGCTCGCTGGAGCGCTCGTGCTCGCAGGAGCTACGCTCGACGACGCGGCGGTCGCCGATGCCGGCGTGCGCGCGCTCGACGTACTTCACGAGACTATGCTCGACGACGAAGGCCTGCTCTATCACGTACGACGCCCCGGTGAAACGCCGTCGATTCGCGGTCTTCTCGGGGACCAATCCGCGTATCTGCGCGCGCTGCTCGAGGCGCACGAAGCCTCCGGGAGCGCTCGCTTTCTCGAACGCGCCCTGGCGGTAGCCGGCGCAGTCGAGCGACGCTTCGCCGCGGACGACGGCGGCTTCTACGATCACGCAGGTATCGAAGCGGAGCTCGGACGCCTCGCGCTGCGCGACCGGCCGCTCGTCGAGAACGCGATCCTGGCTGAGTCGTTCATGCGCATTGCCGCGCTCTGCGGGCAGGAACGCTACCGCGACGTCGCAGAGCGTACGCTGCGCGTGTACGAACAGAGCGCCCAGAGCGCCGGCCCGTTCGCAGCGGCGTACGCGCGCGCGCTGCGCCGCTTCCTCGCGCCCCCGGTCGAGGTGCGCATCGTCGGTACAGAGGCGGAGACCGCGGCATTTCGAGAGGCCGCTCGCCGCCTGCCTTCACCTTTCGTCGCGGTACGCACGATCGAGCCGGGCGATTCCGCTGCGCTCGGGCTTGCGTCGGCACCGACGCCGGCAGCGTACGTGTGCGCTCGAGAGCGGTGTGGCGCGCCGGCGCGCGACGCGGGCGCGCTACGCGCCGCCTACGACGCGCTGCTCCAACCTTAGTGCAGCCGCCGCGCCGGCGTTGGAACGCCCACACGTGCGCGCTCGTCCTCGTGATGGCGCTCGGGGCGGCGCTGCGCTTCTACGACATCGCCGGCGTTCCGTCGGAGCTGATCGCCGACGAGCTGAAACATTACGACAACGCGCAGAGCATCGTCACGACCGGTCGCGACATCGACGGAAGGCTCCTGCCGTTCTTCTATTCGTCCTTCACGCGCCATCCGCCGATGTACGCCGTCGTCGGCTACGCGTCGACGCTGATCTTCGGGAGAAACGCGTTCGGCCTGCGATTCCCCGCCGCCGCGTTCGGCCTCATCGCAATCCTCCTCATGTACGCGATCGCCTTCGAACTCACGCGCCGGCGAGACGTCGCACTCATTACCGCGCTCCTGCAGGCGACGCAGCCGATCTTCGTGCACTTTTCTCGCATCGCGTGGGAACCGGCAACGGAGCTGCCCTTCCTTCTCGCGGGTCTCTACGTATTGGTACGGACGTTTCGCCGCGCCGACGATGGCGGCGATGCCGAACTGACCTTTGCGCGCTTCGCGCTTGCCGCGTTGCTGCTGGCGCTGACGTGCTACACGTACATGGCGGCGTGGTTCTACGCGATCGTGCTCGCCGGGGCGATCCTCGCGCTCAACGCGAAGCGGCTGCGCTCGCGCCGCGTGCTTCCACGCATCGCCGGAGCGACCGCCGTGTGGGCCGCGCTCGCGGCGCCGGCGTTCTGGATGCTCTTCTGGAACGCGTCGACCGCCGATAGGACGCAACGCATGGCGACGTTCGCTCACGGCGTGTCGCTGCCGGCGCTTGCGACCTTCGTTGCGAACTACGCGGCGCAGTTCCGATGGTCGTACCTGGTCACGACGGGCGACCCGCAAACGGGAACGACGTGGCGCTACTTGGTCGGTTTCGGCGCATTCTATTGGTGGGTCGTGCCGCTTGCGATCCTTGGCGTGCTCTGCGCACGCGCGTACGTCACGCAGCCGTGGGCGCGCGGTTGGCTGTGGGTCTGGCTTCTCGCCTACCCGCTCGGCGGGGCGCTGACTACCGACGGAATACCCAACGCTCCCCGAACGTTGGCGGGAGCGCCGGTCTTCTGCGTGCTGGCGGCAATCGGCTTCGCCTGGCTCACGGATGCAGCCAAAGCCCACGAACCGTCGAACCGCAAGGGGCTGGCCGTGCCCGCGTTGCGGGGGCTTCTCGGCCTCAACGTCGCGATCTCGGTCCTGCTCTTCTCTCTCTACTACTTCACGCAGTACATCCACGTCTATCCCAACGCGTGGGACTCTGGAACGCGCGCGACGTTCGCGTTCATCCGCGCTCACGAGCACCGCTACCGGCGCGTCTGCATCTCGATCTACCCGGCATGGTACGCGCTCGACACGTACGTACGCTACTATCTCGCGGGGTCGCCGCTGACGACGATCGAGAACGTCGACAGTTCCGCGTGCTTTCTGCCGGGGACGCTGCTCGTTACGGACGACGACCATCGCGTCAGCCGCCGCGCCTTCACGCCGTTAGCGGTCGTACGCGACGTCAACGGTGCGGTATTTGCCGTCATCTCGGGCCGGCCGCTGAACGCTAGCGCACGAACGCGTTCCAGTACCAGCATCCC from Candidatus Dormiibacterota bacterium encodes:
- the ligD gene encoding non-homologous end-joining DNA ligase, whose translation is MAEKRTEVRVENRTLSLSNLDKVLWPRDGYTKRDLITYYHAVSGVMLPYLKDRPLTLERFPNGIDAGSFFEKNVPQGIPEWVHRVTLSSPGGRRSKITYVLCNDAPSLIYLANLAAIVLHVWTSRVGSLDEPDFVLFDLDPGEDCTLKTLAIVTLELRAALAGIGLTPLVKTSGGMGLHVVVPLAPGHSYEQAKVFAELVARHVGGICGKLVTLERTIAKRRSAAVYIDYVQVGHGKTLVAPFSVRARDGAPASWPLDWSEVESFRRSRTPVPADAFGKYTIRTVPKALAREGDRWSGRSWKRTQLSRTVERVRKLWR
- a CDS encoding DUF255 domain-containing protein; translation: MPEFRFSPRPNRAHEIPWLPWGARAFEAAERERKPVLLSISAVWCHWCHVMDETTYSDPGVIDAIREHFVPVRVDNDERPDVNARYNMGGWPTTAFLASDGTALTGATYLPPPQMRRVLGEIATWYAQHEDEIAERARAPHTSARVDLTPADRAKPEQVRRIAETIASAFDEEFGGFGEAPKFPQPELLEFLVVEARATGDDRLRAMAVRTLLAMARGGMYDHVEGGFFRYSTTRDWSIPHFEKMAEENAGLARVLSLELQQTRHDELHATLRSLVGYVTNVLRDPATGFFAGSQDADEEYYALTLDERRALATPYVDRTVYSDRNAALAGALVLAGATLDDAAVADAGVRALDVLHETMLDDEGLLYHVRRPGETPSIRGLLGDQSAYLRALLEAHEASGSARFLERALAVAGAVERRFAADDGGFYDHAGIEAELGRLALRDRPLVENAILAESFMRIAALCGQERYRDVAERTLRVYEQSAQSAGPFAAAYARALRRFLAPPVEVRIVGTEAETAAFREAARRLPSPFVAVRTIEPGDSAALGLASAPTPAAYVCARERCGAPARDAGALRAAYDALLQP
- a CDS encoding Ku protein gives rise to the protein MARAIWSGSISFGLVTIPVKLTGAVHSNELSFHMLHKKDEGRIKFERICSVDGKPVPWDEIVKGYEYEKGEHVVLTDADFERIDPEVTHTIDILEFVELEKIDPMYFDQPYYLEPTKQGRHAYALLRETLEQTARVAVARVVIRTKEYIAAVKPSGSALVLDLMRWSTEIVDRSELDLPGREKLPPAELKMAKMLVDSMSVEEFEPAKFPNRYRETVLALIEARVSGKELPKAKKAAPVRGKVVNLMDVLERSLKERGERKESASRRKRGAA
- the ligD gene encoding non-homologous end-joining DNA ligase; translation: MPARAKRGSLAIYRAKRDFAQTPEPSGARERSARHHRFVVQMHHATRLHWDFRLEAGGTLASWAVPKGPTMVAGERRLAMHVEDHPLSYRDFEGTIPKGQYGAGSVIVWDRGTYDLAEGADPTHEIANGKIKFVMQGEKLKGLFTLVRIKPREGESGDPWLLFKDRDEYAKTSWDIKRHSRSVKSGKSLDEIGRDPKSRTWQSRPKSRHAAAPRTAAARDRLPALTSVMLATLVKEPFDDDDWLFEIKWDGYRAICTVAEDGTLTLTSRNALDLLKRFPQMAGLADAFSSVPIEVDGEICKLDAHGSSSFQQLQEAAKTKAPLVYVAFDLIYADGRDLRKEPLESRKALLQQLVRDEDLVLYSKHIVGKGKAFFALARKRGLEGVVAKRRDSTYQERRSRDWLKIKAHLEQEFVIGGWTDPQGSRTGFGSLLLGVYEKGKLVYTGNVGTGFNERVLRELHATLKKLARKTSPFARGDVLRGAHWVEPKLVAEVRFAEWTRDGLVRQAAFLGVRADKSAKDVVREMPQ
- a CDS encoding lmo0937 family membrane protein, translated to MGQLLWTLVVVLFILWLVGWLIFHLLTISIHVLLIVAIVLLVINLLRNRARAR
- a CDS encoding glycosyltransferase family 39 protein, which gives rise to MQPPRRRWNAHTCALVLVMALGAALRFYDIAGVPSELIADELKHYDNAQSIVTTGRDIDGRLLPFFYSSFTRHPPMYAVVGYASTLIFGRNAFGLRFPAAAFGLIAILLMYAIAFELTRRRDVALITALLQATQPIFVHFSRIAWEPATELPFLLAGLYVLVRTFRRADDGGDAELTFARFALAALLLALTCYTYMAAWFYAIVLAGAILALNAKRLRSRRVLPRIAGATAVWAALAAPAFWMLFWNASTADRTQRMATFAHGVSLPALATFVANYAAQFRWSYLVTTGDPQTGTTWRYLVGFGAFYWWVVPLAILGVLCARAYVTQPWARGWLWVWLLAYPLGGALTTDGIPNAPRTLAGAPVFCVLAAIGFAWLTDAAKAHEPSNRKGLAVPALRGLLGLNVAISVLLFSLYYFTQYIHVYPNAWDSGTRATFAFIRAHEHRYRRVCISIYPAWYALDTYVRYYLAGSPLTTIENVDSSACFLPGTLLVTDDDHRVSRRAFTPLAVVRDVNGAVFAVISGRPLNASARTRSSTSIPTGPPAPTRR